One Nostoc punctiforme PCC 73102 DNA window includes the following coding sequences:
- a CDS encoding NAD(P) transhydrogenase subunit alpha, whose amino-acid sequence MTEALLAALFVFVLASFIGFEVINKIPPTLHTPLMSGSNAISGIAVLGAIVAAGARDTSVSVILGLIAVVLATINVVGGFLVTDRMLQMFKKKEIKA is encoded by the coding sequence ATGACAGAGGCATTACTTGCTGCTTTGTTTGTATTTGTGTTGGCATCATTTATCGGCTTTGAAGTCATCAACAAAATCCCACCGACTCTACACACGCCCTTAATGTCAGGCTCAAACGCGATTTCGGGCATTGCGGTACTGGGAGCAATAGTTGCTGCTGGTGCGAGAGATACGAGTGTGTCAGTAATTCTCGGTTTGATTGCTGTGGTATTAGCAACAATCAACGTTGTGGGTGGTTTTTTAGTGACAGACAGAATGTTGCAAATGTTCAAGAAGAAGGAGATTAAGGCGTGA
- a CDS encoding hybrid sensor histidine kinase/response regulator: MIKPLNHEFILIVDDNPTNLSVLCAALNSEGFRFRVAVDGETAIAQAERNQPELILLDVQMPGIDGFETCRRLKANPATQNIPIIFTTALADTESKTKGFSLGAVDYIPKPFAQEEVIARVRVHLQLKKLTESLEQQVSDRTKALQQAQVQLVQQEKLSTLGELIAGIGHEINNPINFISSNIPPLEEYIAGVTELLLLYEQEYPNPTAKITTAIERLDLNFVLEDMGKIVNSLQLGSERIQNLSNSLRNFSRSDSDTKIPADLHQGLDSTLMILQHRLKANGERPSIEVIKSYGVLPEVNCYLGQMNQVFMNILANAIDALDEAIMQGKMSNLIPEIKIATEVDSEQLVIIRIADNGIGIPERLKKRLFEPLFTTKNVGKGTGLGLSIAYEIVVEKHKGVLDVNSQPGTGTEFTIKIPIE; this comes from the coding sequence ATGATCAAACCCCTAAATCACGAATTTATTTTAATTGTGGATGATAATCCGACAAATTTATCTGTCCTGTGTGCAGCGCTCAATAGTGAAGGTTTTCGTTTCCGTGTTGCAGTCGATGGAGAAACTGCGATTGCCCAGGCTGAACGCAATCAGCCAGAGTTGATTTTGCTGGATGTACAAATGCCGGGTATTGATGGATTTGAAACTTGTCGTCGTCTTAAAGCCAATCCTGCCACCCAAAACATTCCGATTATTTTCACTACTGCTTTGGCGGATACAGAAAGCAAAACGAAGGGATTTTCTCTTGGCGCAGTAGATTATATCCCTAAACCGTTTGCACAAGAGGAAGTCATTGCGAGAGTGCGCGTACATTTACAGCTCAAAAAATTGACTGAATCTTTGGAACAACAAGTTAGCGATCGCACAAAGGCTTTGCAACAAGCCCAAGTCCAATTGGTACAGCAAGAAAAACTATCAACACTCGGAGAGTTAATCGCTGGTATTGGCCATGAAATCAACAACCCCATCAATTTTATTTCCAGCAATATTCCACCCTTAGAAGAATACATTGCAGGAGTAACCGAGTTGCTCCTACTGTATGAACAAGAGTATCCCAACCCAACAGCTAAAATTACTACTGCGATTGAAAGATTGGATCTGAACTTCGTTCTCGAAGATATGGGAAAAATTGTGAACTCACTTCAACTAGGAAGTGAACGAATTCAAAACCTTTCTAATTCACTCCGCAACTTTTCTCGTTCGGATAGCGATACAAAAATACCTGCTGATTTGCACCAAGGGCTAGATAGTACACTAATGATTTTGCAACACCGCCTCAAAGCTAATGGCGAGCGTCCCAGTATTGAAGTTATTAAAAGTTATGGAGTATTGCCAGAGGTAAATTGCTATCTAGGGCAAATGAATCAAGTATTTATGAACATTTTGGCAAATGCAATTGATGCCCTTGATGAAGCTATAATGCAAGGCAAAATGAGCAATCTAATTCCTGAGATTAAAATTGCAACAGAGGTCGATTCTGAACAATTAGTTATAATTCGGATTGCTGATAATGGAATTGGTATTCCTGAACGGCTTAAAAAACGCTTGTTTGAGCCGTTGTTTACTACAAAAAACGTTGGGAAAGGCACCGGACTTGGCTTGTCGATTGCTTATGAAATAGTTGTAGAGAAACACAAGGGTGTATTAGATGTAAATTCTCAACCAGGTACAGGAACCGAATTTACCATCAAAATTCCTATAGAATAG
- a CDS encoding NAD(P)(+) transhydrogenase (Re/Si-specific) subunit beta, with protein sequence MSDFLPTGIQLTYLVAASLFILGLKKLGSPATARNGNIVAAVGMLLAIVATMLDQHVLNYEMILLGLAIGSGIGAIVAYKVQMTEMPQMVGLLNGLGGAASALVAVAEFWRLLDSSQPIPLDVNISMLLDVLIGGVTFTGSFLAFAKLQGLISGSPITFPFQQPFNLLLLGAYIVGSAYLIITPDSLPIFLGVVGVSLVLGVMFVIPIGGGDMPVVISLLNSLSGVAAAAAGFVVMNNMLIIAGALVGASGLILTEIMCKAMNRSLFSVLFSAFGTGSSSGGAAASGGAIDQSVRSIDPEEGAMMLGYARSVVIVPGYGMAVAQAQHSVRELSDQLEKMGVDVKYAIHPVAGRMPGHMNVLLAEANVPYTQLYDMDDINPQFDQADVALVIGANDVVNPAARSDTNSPIYGMPILEVDRAKQTIVIKRGMSTGFAGVDNELFYKDKTTMLFGSAKDMVAKLVSEVKQL encoded by the coding sequence GTGAGCGACTTTTTACCAACTGGCATTCAGCTGACGTACTTAGTCGCTGCATCGTTATTCATTCTGGGCTTGAAAAAGCTGGGATCGCCTGCTACTGCGAGAAACGGTAATATTGTAGCGGCTGTGGGGATGCTGCTGGCAATTGTGGCAACAATGCTGGATCAGCATGTGTTGAACTACGAGATGATATTGTTGGGCTTGGCGATTGGATCGGGAATTGGTGCGATCGTTGCCTACAAAGTCCAAATGACCGAAATGCCCCAAATGGTGGGTTTACTCAACGGTTTGGGCGGTGCGGCTTCCGCATTAGTAGCCGTTGCCGAATTCTGGCGGTTATTAGATAGTTCTCAGCCGATACCCCTAGATGTCAACATTTCCATGCTGTTGGATGTGTTAATCGGTGGTGTTACCTTCACGGGTAGTTTTCTAGCCTTTGCTAAATTGCAAGGTTTAATTAGCGGTTCTCCGATTACATTTCCTTTCCAGCAACCATTTAACCTCTTGCTTTTGGGTGCTTATATAGTAGGTAGTGCCTATTTAATCATCACACCAGATAGCTTACCCATATTCTTGGGAGTGGTTGGTGTTTCTTTAGTGTTGGGCGTGATGTTTGTCATCCCCATTGGTGGCGGCGATATGCCAGTAGTAATCTCGCTGTTGAACTCCTTGTCAGGTGTGGCGGCGGCGGCGGCTGGATTCGTGGTGATGAACAATATGTTAATCATCGCTGGTGCTTTGGTAGGAGCATCTGGTTTAATCCTCACCGAGATTATGTGTAAGGCGATGAACCGCTCCTTATTTAGTGTGCTGTTCAGCGCTTTTGGTACAGGTTCTAGTTCTGGTGGTGCTGCTGCTAGTGGTGGTGCGATCGATCAAAGTGTCCGCAGCATCGATCCTGAAGAAGGAGCGATGATGTTGGGTTATGCCCGTTCTGTGGTAATTGTGCCTGGTTATGGTATGGCAGTTGCCCAAGCGCAACATAGCGTCCGGGAATTGTCAGATCAGTTAGAAAAAATGGGCGTTGATGTCAAGTATGCCATTCACCCTGTTGCTGGGAGAATGCCGGGACACATGAATGTGTTACTTGCAGAGGCAAATGTGCCTTATACCCAGTTGTACGACATGGATGATATTAATCCCCAGTTCGATCAAGCGGATGTCGCTTTAGTGATTGGAGCAAATGATGTGGTAAATCCGGCGGCGCGGAGTGATACAAATAGCCCGATTTATGGTATGCCGATTTTGGAAGTAGATCGGGCGAAGCAGACGATTGTAATTAAGCGCGGGATGAGTACGGGTTTTGCCGGTGTAGATAATGAATTGTTCTACAAGGATAAAACTACGATGCTTTTTGGTAGTGCTAAGGATATGGTGGCGAAGTTGGTTTCGGAAGTGAAGCAACTTTAA
- a CDS encoding ATP-binding protein, whose amino-acid sequence MQTFFNYPFQSNGFIPHGHCYLWQTGLVWLHIISDATIALAYYSIPFLLIYFISKRKDVPFNGVFLLFGAFIIACGTGHLMDIWTLWYPDYWIAGGLKALTAIISIYTAFALFYLMPQALALPSPDQLEAINRILSTEIVERKRIEKELRQAEEVAQNSSQAKSEFLANMSHELRTPLNGILGYTQILQRTESLSEKGRKGLSVIYQCGSHLLTLINDVLDLSKIEARKLELYPVDFYLPAFIDSVTEICRIRAEQKVIAFNIEIDPNLPTGIHGDEKRLRQVLINLLSNAMKFTHQGSVTFKTQVINQESNANGKTNYKIRFEVVDTGTGITPEQAEKIFQPFEQVGSQKRQSEGTGLGLAISQKIVLLMGGQIKVQSEFGKGSTFWFEANLSESKDWAKVSRVVEQGTIIAYQGKRRTILIADDKWENRSVIVNLLEPVGFTVVEASNGQEAWVQSLAHKPDMIITDLVMPILDGFELIRRLRQSGAFKEIPIVASSASVFAVDQHKSIDVGADAFLPKPVEAENLLEMLRQFLQLEWIFDAKVDAIKKNSQDSSNQHNEMIHPSKDVLQELLELSQDGDIQNILELAEKLSASDEKLNMFSQQLMQLASNFQLKRLETFIEKYIN is encoded by the coding sequence ATGCAGACATTTTTCAACTATCCTTTCCAATCTAATGGTTTTATTCCCCACGGACATTGTTATCTCTGGCAAACTGGATTAGTTTGGCTCCACATTATTTCTGATGCTACGATCGCTCTGGCTTATTATTCTATTCCCTTCCTACTGATTTACTTTATTTCCAAACGCAAAGACGTTCCTTTCAATGGAGTTTTTTTGTTATTTGGTGCTTTTATCATTGCCTGCGGTACTGGACACTTAATGGATATTTGGACGCTTTGGTATCCAGACTATTGGATTGCAGGTGGTTTAAAAGCTTTAACTGCCATTATTTCAATATACACGGCATTTGCGTTATTTTACCTCATGCCTCAAGCTTTAGCACTACCCAGTCCAGACCAGTTAGAGGCTATTAATCGAATACTTTCAACAGAAATTGTCGAGCGCAAGCGTATTGAGAAAGAACTACGTCAAGCAGAAGAAGTTGCTCAAAACTCTAGCCAAGCCAAGAGTGAATTTCTGGCCAATATGAGTCATGAACTACGCACACCTCTTAACGGTATCCTGGGCTATACACAAATTCTCCAACGCACAGAATCTTTAAGTGAAAAAGGACGCAAAGGACTCAGCGTTATTTATCAATGTGGTTCTCATCTTTTAACCTTAATTAATGATGTCCTGGATCTCTCCAAGATCGAAGCCCGGAAGTTGGAATTGTATCCTGTTGATTTCTACTTGCCTGCCTTTATAGATAGCGTGACTGAAATTTGCCGCATCAGGGCAGAACAAAAAGTCATCGCATTTAACATTGAAATCGATCCTAATTTACCAACGGGTATTCATGGTGATGAAAAACGCTTGCGGCAAGTACTGATTAACTTGCTTAGTAATGCCATGAAGTTTACTCATCAAGGCAGTGTTACTTTCAAAACTCAGGTCATCAATCAAGAATCAAATGCTAATGGAAAAACTAACTACAAAATTCGCTTTGAGGTAGTAGATACTGGCACTGGCATAACCCCTGAACAAGCCGAAAAAATATTCCAGCCCTTTGAACAAGTGGGAAGTCAGAAACGACAATCTGAAGGTACAGGCTTAGGATTAGCAATCAGTCAAAAAATTGTTTTGTTGATGGGTGGTCAAATTAAAGTGCAAAGTGAATTTGGCAAAGGTAGCACTTTCTGGTTTGAGGCAAACTTGTCAGAATCTAAAGACTGGGCAAAGGTTTCTAGAGTAGTTGAGCAGGGAACTATTATTGCTTATCAAGGAAAAAGGCGCACCATTTTGATTGCAGATGATAAATGGGAAAACCGATCGGTAATTGTAAATTTACTAGAGCCAGTTGGGTTTACTGTTGTAGAAGCTAGTAATGGTCAGGAAGCATGGGTACAGTCCCTAGCCCACAAACCAGATATGATTATCACTGATTTAGTGATGCCGATATTGGATGGATTTGAGTTAATTAGGCGTTTGCGTCAGTCTGGGGCATTTAAAGAAATTCCGATCGTCGCTTCGTCAGCAAGTGTGTTTGCAGTCGACCAGCACAAAAGTATTGATGTAGGTGCAGATGCCTTTTTACCAAAGCCTGTAGAAGCTGAAAATCTACTGGAAATGCTACGACAGTTTTTGCAACTAGAATGGATTTTTGACGCTAAGGTAGACGCTATCAAAAAAAATTCTCAAGATAGTTCTAATCAACACAATGAGATGATTCATCCTAGCAAAGATGTTTTGCAAGAGTTACTCGAACTATCACAAGATGGCGACATTCAAAATATTTTAGAACTGGCTGAAAAACTTTCTGCATCTGATGAGAAACTAAACATGTTTTCCCAGCAGCTCATGCAGCTTGCTAGTAATTTCCAACTCAAACGTTTGGAAACTTTTATTGAAAAATACATCAATTAA
- a CDS encoding GAF domain-containing protein, whose amino-acid sequence MENSSTTQPIEPNSEQQESHSAVTSSLRQNEQQKALSGVIARIRESLDIETIFKITVTEVRQLLKTDRVGVFRLYPDLAWEGEFIYEDVATEWDSALAAKLCDHCFSEEFASLYQQGRIRAIADIYQVNASDCYIQILERFQVRANITAPLIKGKNLWGLLCIHQCSSSRQWEASEIEFVQLIAEHLGVALQQADYLEQVKLQSAQLAQAKAREKAAQWQKTIAITIEKIRQSLDLESIFRTSTVELRQLLNADRVAIYRFNPDWSGEFVFESVAEGWISLIDEQLQRPELSENVSECSAKDLAKPPVADTYLQDTEGGSFSSCEVYRICNDIYNSGFSDCYIKILEIYQARAYVIIAIYHGQKLWGLLAVYENARTRDWQKDEVYLLTQVGTQLGVALQQAEFIQQMQIQAAEISKAAERQRALANTVEKIRQSLEIEAIFKTTTQEVRRLLEVERVAIYRFYPDWSGEFVADSIVDGWTPIVKPQPVTEGVFVQGKQAGKYARNEAFVPISQGEKLWGLLVAYQNSQPRYWQDEEINLLAQVGVQLGVALQQAESLKQMQVQTQKLAKAAERERKAAEREKALAATVEKIRQSLDIGTIFATSTEEVRRLLEVDRVTIYRFRADWSGEFVAESLAQGWTPVREIVPVVADDYLQETQGRNFANGKSIVIKDIYSANYSICHIALLELMQARAYMIVPIFQGEKLWGLLAAYQNIKPRDWQEDEVDLVMQIGTQLGVGLQQAELLEQTQRQKEELTQTLKELQHTQSQLIQSEKMAGLGQLVAGIAHEINNPISFIYGNITYVTEHAENLLKLLRLYQKQYPKTTEEIKKQVAVLDLDFISDDLPKILTSMKMGADRISQLVLSLRSFSRLDETGMKPVDLHEGIDSTLLILQHRLQPETNSFAIEVVKQYGELPPLVCYGAQMNQVFMNILNNAIDALENSATSRKKIDNPKIWIRTEVIEGNTILIWIADNGCGIPEIKRSRIFEPFFTTKQPGQGTGLGLSISYQIIVEKHGGNIKCVSEPGKGCEFWIEIPLKRTVS is encoded by the coding sequence ATGGAAAACTCCTCTACTACTCAACCCATAGAACCAAATTCAGAACAGCAAGAATCGCATTCAGCTGTGACATCCTCCTTGCGTCAGAATGAGCAACAAAAAGCCTTGTCTGGAGTTATTGCCCGCATCCGCGAGTCTCTAGACATAGAAACCATCTTCAAAATTACAGTCACTGAAGTCCGCCAACTTCTGAAAACCGATCGGGTTGGCGTGTTTCGTTTGTATCCTGATTTGGCATGGGAAGGGGAATTTATCTATGAAGATGTGGCCACAGAATGGGATTCGGCACTAGCAGCCAAATTGTGCGACCACTGCTTTAGTGAGGAATTCGCAAGCTTGTATCAGCAAGGTCGTATTAGAGCAATAGCTGATATTTATCAAGTTAATGCTAGTGATTGCTACATCCAGATTCTAGAAAGATTCCAAGTACGTGCCAATATAACTGCCCCCTTGATAAAAGGTAAAAATTTATGGGGATTATTGTGTATTCATCAGTGTAGTAGTTCTCGGCAATGGGAAGCATCAGAAATTGAGTTTGTGCAATTAATCGCCGAACATCTAGGAGTTGCTTTACAGCAAGCAGATTACCTGGAACAAGTCAAATTACAATCTGCACAACTAGCACAAGCAAAAGCCAGAGAAAAAGCAGCCCAATGGCAGAAAACCATAGCCATAACCATTGAGAAAATTCGTCAGTCTCTAGACTTAGAAAGCATTTTCCGCACAAGCACCGTAGAACTTAGGCAGCTGCTAAATGCTGACCGCGTGGCTATTTATCGCTTCAATCCTGATTGGAGTGGTGAATTCGTGTTTGAATCAGTGGCAGAGGGTTGGATTTCCCTCATAGATGAACAATTGCAGCGGCCGGAATTAAGTGAAAATGTTAGTGAATGTAGCGCCAAAGATTTAGCTAAACCCCCAGTTGCTGATACCTACTTACAAGATACCGAAGGTGGTAGCTTTAGCAGTTGTGAAGTATACCGAATTTGTAATGATATTTACAATTCAGGTTTTAGCGACTGCTACATAAAAATCTTAGAAATTTATCAGGCAAGAGCTTATGTAATCATTGCTATTTACCACGGTCAGAAACTCTGGGGCTTGCTAGCAGTGTATGAGAACGCCAGAACCCGTGATTGGCAAAAAGATGAGGTTTACTTGCTTACCCAAGTGGGCACGCAATTAGGTGTGGCTTTGCAGCAAGCGGAATTTATTCAACAAATGCAAATCCAAGCAGCAGAGATTAGTAAAGCTGCTGAAAGACAAAGGGCGTTGGCGAACACTGTAGAAAAAATTCGTCAGTCTTTGGAAATTGAAGCCATTTTTAAAACCACAACTCAAGAAGTCCGTCGGCTATTAGAAGTGGAACGAGTGGCAATTTATCGCTTCTATCCTGATTGGAGTGGCGAATTTGTCGCCGATTCTATTGTTGATGGCTGGACACCAATAGTTAAGCCGCAGCCAGTGACAGAAGGTGTTTTTGTGCAAGGAAAGCAAGCGGGTAAGTATGCACGGAATGAAGCTTTTGTACCAATTTCTCAGGGTGAGAAGTTGTGGGGATTGTTAGTAGCTTATCAAAACTCCCAGCCCCGCTATTGGCAAGATGAGGAAATAAACTTATTAGCGCAAGTTGGCGTTCAATTAGGGGTAGCATTACAGCAAGCTGAGTCATTGAAACAGATGCAGGTGCAGACTCAAAAACTAGCTAAAGCTGCCGAGCGAGAACGGAAAGCAGCCGAAAGGGAAAAGGCGTTAGCCGCAACAGTGGAGAAAATTCGCCAGTCTCTTGATATTGGAACCATCTTTGCTACTAGTACAGAAGAAGTCCGAAGGTTATTGGAAGTTGATCGAGTCACAATCTATAGATTCCGGGCTGATTGGAGTGGTGAATTTGTTGCTGAGTCATTAGCCCAAGGTTGGACACCAGTAAGGGAGATTGTACCCGTAGTTGCAGATGATTACTTACAAGAAACCCAAGGTAGAAATTTTGCTAATGGTAAAAGTATTGTCATTAAAGATATTTATAGCGCCAATTATTCTATCTGTCATATTGCCCTGCTTGAGCTAATGCAGGCTAGGGCATATATGATTGTGCCGATTTTTCAGGGTGAGAAACTTTGGGGATTACTAGCAGCTTATCAAAATATCAAGCCCCGTGATTGGCAAGAGGATGAGGTAGATTTGGTGATGCAGATTGGTACTCAGTTAGGGGTAGGACTTCAGCAAGCAGAATTACTCGAACAAACTCAACGTCAAAAAGAAGAACTGACCCAGACTCTTAAAGAATTACAGCACACTCAAAGCCAGTTAATTCAAAGTGAAAAAATGGCAGGTTTAGGGCAGTTAGTTGCTGGTATAGCACATGAAATTAACAACCCGATTAGTTTTATTTATGGCAACATCACTTATGTTACTGAGCATGCCGAAAATTTATTGAAATTACTGCGTCTTTATCAGAAACAGTATCCTAAGACAACAGAGGAAATTAAAAAGCAAGTAGCAGTACTGGATTTAGATTTTATTAGTGATGACTTACCCAAAATTCTTACTTCAATGAAGATGGGGGCAGATCGGATCTCTCAATTAGTCTTGTCGTTACGAAGTTTTTCTCGACTTGATGAAACAGGAATGAAACCCGTTGACCTTCATGAAGGTATCGACAGTACTTTGTTGATTTTACAACATCGGCTGCAACCAGAGACTAATTCTTTTGCTATTGAGGTAGTTAAACAATATGGTGAATTACCTCCATTAGTCTGCTATGGGGCCCAGATGAATCAGGTGTTTATGAATATTCTCAACAATGCGATCGATGCACTAGAAAACTCAGCAACTAGTAGAAAAAAAATTGACAATCCTAAAATTTGGATTCGTACAGAAGTTATCGAAGGAAATACTATTCTGATTTGGATTGCTGACAATGGTTGTGGAATTCCAGAGATTAAGCGATCGCGCATTTTTGAACCTTTCTTTACCACCAAACAACCTGGACAAGGTACTGGCTTGGGGTTATCTATTAGCTACCAAATCATTGTGGAAAAACACGGCGGTAATATCAAGTGTGTTTCTGAACCTGGCAAAGGCTGTGAGTTCTGGATAGAAATCCCGCTCAAACGGACAGTTAGTTAA
- the petN gene encoding cytochrome b6-f complex subunit PetN, which translates to MEILTLGWVSLLVVFTWSIAMVVWGRNGL; encoded by the coding sequence ATGGAGATTTTGACACTAGGTTGGGTATCGCTGTTAGTTGTGTTCACTTGGTCAATTGCAATGGTAGTTTGGGGACGTAACGGACTGTAG
- a CDS encoding 3'-5' exonuclease, which yields MQTKISHYYLIVDLEATCCDKKTIPRHEMEIIEIGAVMLNRATWEIDSEFQQFIQPVRHPQLTDFCTKLTSIQQQDVDEAPKFIEAISRFKEWICSFPNHIFCSWGNYDKKQFIQDCAFHNFAYPFTSEHINIKEEFSEYLGVSKRFGMAQALNELGIELKGTHHRGIDDAHNIASIYRQIQSAKIS from the coding sequence ATGCAAACTAAAATATCCCACTATTATTTGATAGTCGATCTGGAGGCTACGTGCTGTGACAAGAAGACTATTCCTCGTCACGAAATGGAAATCATTGAAATCGGTGCGGTGATGCTCAATCGAGCAACATGGGAAATTGATTCTGAGTTTCAGCAATTCATCCAACCTGTGAGACATCCACAACTGACAGATTTTTGTACCAAATTGACTAGTATTCAGCAGCAAGATGTCGATGAAGCACCAAAGTTCATTGAGGCAATTTCTCGATTTAAAGAATGGATTTGTTCATTTCCCAATCATATTTTTTGTTCTTGGGGTAATTACGACAAAAAGCAATTTATTCAAGATTGCGCGTTTCATAATTTCGCTTACCCTTTTACTTCAGAACACATAAATATCAAAGAGGAATTCTCAGAATATCTTGGCGTATCTAAAAGATTTGGTATGGCACAAGCTCTCAATGAGCTAGGGATAGAATTGAAAGGTACACATCATCGCGGTATTGATGATGCTCACAATATTGCATCTATCTACAGACAGATTCAAAGCGCCAAAATAAGCTGA
- a CDS encoding Re/Si-specific NAD(P)(+) transhydrogenase subunit alpha — translation MRIAVAKEIEVCERRVALIPDTVARLVKQGLEVWVEKGAGERSFFSDTDYEAAGATIIGDTAKLWGETDILLKVSPPQEREDGRSEVDLLKEGAVLVSFLNPLGNPVVAEQLANRKITALSMEMIPRTTRAQSMDALSSQASLAGYKAVLIAAAALPKYFPMLTTAAGTIAPAKVFIMGAGVAGLQAIATARRLGAVVEAFDIRPAVKEEVQSLGAKFVEVKLDEETVAAGGYAKEISEASKQRTQEVVAEHVKNSDVVITTAQVPGRQAPRLVTEEMVAQMKPGSVIVDLAADQGGNCACTEPGKDIVWNGVTIIGPINLPSSMPIHASQLYAKNVTSLMQLLIKDKALRVDFSDDIVDAACVTHAGEIRNQRVRDALQALSGVGAG, via the coding sequence ATGAGAATAGCAGTTGCTAAAGAAATTGAAGTTTGTGAACGTCGTGTGGCATTAATTCCTGACACGGTTGCTCGATTGGTAAAGCAAGGTTTGGAAGTCTGGGTAGAAAAGGGTGCAGGAGAGCGATCTTTTTTCAGCGATACTGACTATGAAGCCGCAGGAGCCACAATAATTGGCGATACTGCCAAATTATGGGGCGAAACAGATATTCTTTTGAAAGTCAGCCCACCACAAGAACGAGAAGATGGACGTTCAGAAGTTGATTTGTTAAAGGAAGGGGCTGTATTAGTCAGTTTCCTCAATCCTTTAGGAAATCCTGTTGTAGCAGAGCAACTAGCAAATCGGAAAATTACAGCCTTGAGTATGGAAATGATTCCCCGTACCACCAGGGCGCAAAGTATGGATGCTTTGTCCTCGCAAGCTTCATTAGCAGGTTACAAAGCAGTATTAATTGCGGCAGCTGCATTACCGAAATATTTCCCAATGTTAACCACAGCCGCAGGGACGATCGCTCCAGCGAAAGTATTTATTATGGGCGCTGGTGTCGCCGGATTGCAAGCGATCGCTACTGCCAGACGTTTGGGAGCAGTAGTAGAAGCCTTTGATATCCGTCCCGCCGTTAAAGAAGAAGTGCAAAGCTTAGGGGCAAAATTCGTTGAAGTCAAATTAGACGAAGAAACCGTCGCTGCTGGCGGTTACGCCAAGGAAATTTCCGAAGCTAGCAAACAACGCACCCAAGAAGTTGTCGCCGAACACGTCAAAAATTCTGATGTGGTGATTACCACCGCCCAAGTTCCTGGCAGACAAGCACCACGGCTCGTCACAGAAGAAATGGTGGCACAAATGAAACCAGGTTCAGTGATTGTGGATTTGGCTGCTGACCAGGGTGGTAACTGCGCCTGTACCGAACCCGGTAAAGATATTGTCTGGAATGGCGTAACGATTATCGGCCCCATCAATCTCCCATCATCGATGCCAATTCACGCCAGCCAATTGTATGCCAAGAACGTAACTTCGTTGATGCAATTGCTAATTAAAGACAAAGCTTTGCGGGTGGACTTTAGCGACGACATCGTTGATGCAGCTTGCGTTACCCACGCTGGTGAAATTCGCAATCAACGAGTGCGCGATGCGCTACAAGCTTTGAGCGGCGTTGGAGCAGGTTAA
- a CDS encoding lactoylglutathione lyase protein produces the protein MTFTINISPVLLVYDFERSLVFYDATMTALSFPRCKNFEANGMREAQYCLDEDSDSKVLSLIETRDLPGTTQLFTSLSSFPAKNQSAVDTFFAAAIANGATEIEKPGLREDNYYSTSVKDLDGNHIGAFWRNSN, from the coding sequence ATGACATTTACAATTAATATATCCCCTGTATTGCTAGTATATGATTTTGAGCGCAGTTTAGTATTCTATGATGCTACAATGACAGCACTAAGTTTTCCTCGCTGTAAGAACTTTGAGGCAAACGGCATGAGAGAAGCACAATATTGTTTAGACGAAGATTCAGATTCAAAAGTTTTGTCACTTATTGAAACCCGCGATCTTCCAGGAACTACCCAACTGTTTACTAGCTTGTCTAGTTTCCCAGCTAAAAATCAGAGTGCCGTAGATACATTTTTTGCGGCTGCCATAGCAAATGGAGCTACTGAAATTGAAAAACCAGGGTTAAGAGAAGACAACTATTATAGTACTTCTGTCAAAGACCTAGATGGTAATCATATTGGAGCTTTTTGGCGTAATTCAAATTGA
- a CDS encoding type II toxin-antitoxin system PemK/MazF family toxin — protein MYRGEVWLVNLDPTVGTEISKKRPCIIVNDDAIGILPLKVIVPVTDWKERYAVRPWMVRLEPSTENSLAKVSGVDTFQIRSVSETRLVRKLGQISDSEMQLICQALAVVLNISHPIY, from the coding sequence ATGTATAGAGGTGAAGTCTGGTTAGTTAATTTAGATCCAACAGTAGGGACAGAAATTAGCAAAAAACGTCCTTGTATCATAGTCAATGATGATGCTATTGGGATTTTGCCTTTGAAGGTCATTGTCCCAGTTACGGATTGGAAAGAAAGATATGCTGTTAGACCTTGGATGGTGCGCCTGGAACCAAGCACAGAGAACAGTTTAGCTAAAGTTTCTGGTGTAGATACTTTTCAAATACGTTCAGTTTCAGAAACAAGATTAGTTAGAAAACTAGGTCAAATCTCTGACTCAGAAATGCAACTTATTTGTCAAGCATTAGCTGTTGTCTTAAATATTTCTCACCCAATATATTAG